AGTGCCGGTCGTGGTGGTCCTGACCAAGGCTGACAAATTATCCGGGAATGAGCGCAAAAAAGCTCAACAACGCGTGAAAACGGACCTTCTGGCGCGCGGCCTGGAACTGCCGCTGGTTCTGGCCTCGTCCCTTCGCAAAGAGGGTCGGGATGAGATTCTGGACTGGATCGGAGTGTCTATCGCTGGCGCGCCGTAGAGCACGAACGAACTTTGTCTGAAGATGCTTGATGGGCCCCGCCTCGACGAGAGCCTTGTGCGTCCCGTCCATACATTTCTAGCGTACACATCGCATTGCGAAGACTCAGCCACGAACACGCCGCGCGGAGGTGATTGCTATGAAAGGCACTGTTCTGATAACCGATAATCTCGATCCGGTTTGTGCTGAAATTCTCACCGGCAGCGGCTACCAGGTCGACACGCACGTCGGGAAGTCGCACGAAGAGCTGCTTGAGCTCGCCAGGACCGCCGATGCGTGGATCGTTCGCAGTGGCACCAAGATCACGGCCGATCTCATCGAGGCGGCCGATCGTTTGCAGGTGATTGGCCGCGCAGGCGTAGGTGTCGATAATATTGATCTTGAGGCAGCGACTCGCCGCGGCGTGCTCGTGATCAACGCTCCGGACGGCAACACGATCTCCACGGCCGAGCACACGTGTGCTATGCTGATGTCTGCTGTGCGCCGCATCCCGCAGGCGGTCGCGTCGCTCAAGGGTGGCGAATGGAACAAGAAGGCCTTCAAAGGCGCCGAGGTGAATGGCAAGACGCTGGGTATCATCGGCGTCGGGAAGATCGGCCAGGCGGTGGCACAGAGAATGAAATCATTCGGTGTGAAGGTCCTCGGTTACGATCCCGTACTCTCGCGCGAGGTGGCCGATCGTATCGGTGTCACGCTCGTTTCACTGGAAGAGCTTCTCGAGCAGAGCGACGTCATAACCGTCCATACACCGCTCTCGGATTCAACGCGGGGTCTGCTGAACCGCGATACTCTGGCCCGTTGCCGAGACGGCGTGTACATCGTGAATTGCGCGCGCGGCGGCATCGTCGACGAGAAGGACCTGCTCGAAGCCATCGAGTCCGGCAAGGTCGCGGGAGCTGCGCTCGACGTGTATTCGGCAGAACCACCGCCGGAGGGGCTCGGGGATCTCGTACGACACCCGAAAGTGGTCGCAACGCCGCATATCGCAGCCTCTACAGGAGAGGCGCAGGAGAAAGTGGCGGTTCAGGTTACCGAGCAGGTGGCCAAAGCGCTTGGCGGGGAGCCGGTGACGGTGGCGGTGAACGCGATGGCCATCAAGGGTGCAGGGAGGCCGGAACTCCGGCCCTACGTTCGCCTCGCCGATATGCTGGGACGCTTTGCAGCCCAGTTGTGTGACGGACAGGTGGACCGGGTCACCGTAAAGTTGTTTGGTGATCTGCCTTCACAGAATGGCGACGTCCTGTCGGTCGCCGCGCTGAAAGGACTCTTTGGGACTCTTGTAAGCGGACCGGTAAACCTGGTAAATGCACCGTTTCTGGCAGAAGAAATGGGCTTGCAGGTCGACGAGCAGTTACTGACCTCCGGAGACGGATATGCGAACCTCGTCGGCGTCGTGCTCAGGTCGGGGTCTCAGGTAGTTCGCGTAGGCGGAACGGTGTTTAGCGAGAATGACCTGCGACTGGTCCGAATCGACGACTTTCGACTCGAAGTGCGCCCCGGCGGCTATATGTTGGTGTACCACAACGTCGACCGGCCGGGCGTGCTGGCGTCGGTAGGGACGATTCTGGCTGAGGCCAACATCAATATTGCAGCCATGGCTCTCGGACGTGACACAGAAACGTCCCGGGCCTTGACGGTTATTGACCTTGATGACGAGGTGCCGGCGTCGGTACTGGAGAAGATCGGCGGCCTGAAAGACGTTACGGAACCCCGCCTGATCAGAGCGTGAGTGGGCAAAAATGCGGGTCTGTAATAATCGATGCCCCCATGGCGACGATGTGTGATTCCCTTGACAAAGGATGGGGGTGCCTCTATATTTGGCGTCCAACACCGGTCATGTAAACTATCCAAGCCACACACACCAGAGCCTTATCGCCGACAGTTACAGCTTTTCAGACCCACCGTTTCATACGATACACGCCGCCGACCACGTATTCGAAGTGGTTCAGAATATGTTGCGGTAGCGTGCAGGGTTTTTTGCTTTCAGTCGTGCGCCCGGGCAATTCGTTGTTGGAAAGAGGAGATGGATTTGGTCAGGCTTCGTTCGCGAACTTGGAACTTTCACACCTTAGGATAGAGGCCGGAGTGTTCCGAAGCTTATCCTTGAGCCACACATCACTGTATAAGAGGGAGGTAGCATATGTTACGTAAATGGGGCACGCTTGTGTTCTTGCTGCTCGCTACACCTTTGTTGGCACTTAGTCAGAACACCGGCAAGCTTGCCGGTCAGGTTCTGGACACCGAGACGGGTGATCCCCTTCCCGGCGCCAGCATTGCGCTAGCAGGTACGCAGGTCGGTACCATTTCGGACATCGATGGTAACTACTTTATCATCGGTGTGCCGGTAGGTACGTTCGACGTGCAGGCGTCATTCGTCGGCTATGGGACGCAAACGGTATCGCGCGTCGAAATCAATGCCGGCTATACACGCGAAATCAATTTCAGTCTTTCTCCAGGTGTCGAACTCGACGAAATCGTTGTTGAGTACGAACGGCCACTCATCCAGAAGGACGCCATCGGCGCTCCGAAGGTGGTGACCGGAGAAGAGATCGTAAACCTACCGGTACGAGGCGCTGGACGTGTTGCCTCACTGCAGGGCGGCGTCGTCTCTAACGACTCGGATGGTTCTCTCTTCGTTCGCGGTGGCCGCGACGAGCAGGTGATCTTCTTTGTCGACGGCGTGAAGGTTATCGGTAACCTCGGCGTCCCGCAGCAGGCTGTTCAGGAGCAGGAGATGTTGATCGGTTCCATCCCGGCGAAGTTCGGAGATGCGATGTCCGGTATCATCTCGATCACCACCAAGTCGGGTGCTCCAAAGTTCTTCGGCAGCCTCGAAGCGATTACCTCAGAGGTCCTCGACCCCTGGGGATACAACCTGTTCTCGGGTACGGTCGGCGGACCGATCGTCAAGAACAAGTTGAGCTTCTTCGTGTCGGGCGAGGCGCTCATCCAGAGCGATTCCCAGCCGTTCGCCGTGGATACGCCGCAGCTCAGTGATGAGCAGCTCGGCGCATTGCTGGCGAGTCCACAGGTTCTGCAGATCGAGAACGGCGACGGCGAGCTTCGCTACCTCAATCTGCCAGCGAATCTCCCGGACACCATCGCTTTCGCTGACTTCGACGAATTGCTCTCGATTCCGGAGGGATTTGACCTGACGACCGGCACTCCGATTGACGCCGGCCAGGTCGTCACCGCGAGTGACTTCAACATCGTCGACGGGAAGAATGAGCCGCGCCAGCGCTACGACTTCAACGGCAACTTTACGTATACGCCGTCGAGAGCCATCAGCGTTCGTGCCGGTGGGTCGTTCACTGAAGACAAGTTCGAAGACTACAACTTCACGAGTTCGCTGTACAATCGGCTTTCTCTTGATGGTGGAGGGACAACGGACCGGTTCACTCAGAGAGATGACCGGACCCTGCGTCTGTTCACGACGTGGACGCACCGCGTATCGGACAACACGTTCTATCAGTTGCAGTTCGACTACACCGACGACAAGACGTGGGTATCTCCGAGTGGCTTTAGCAACAACGTCAGCGACGCGCTGGCGGTCGGAGACATCGACGATCCTCGAAACAGCACGCTGGCCGCATACCGGGTACTGGCTGATACGGATGGGGATGGCTCGGCCGACTCATACGTTCGCCGTTTCCGTGACGGACAGCTGTTCAACCCGAGCGCTGTGGTCAGCCTCTGGACGCCGCTTGGCAGCCCCCCGGCTGGTACCGCGACGTTCACCAAGACCAATAGCCGGCAGTTGCGGTTCTCTGGTAGCGCCACGACGCAGGTAGGCGTGCACCAGATCGAGTTCGGCGGCGAATTCGAGCAGCAGACAAACCGTTTCTACAGTGTAGCAGGCAACGGATTGTCCAGGTTTGTGTGTGACGATGTGACTGCATCTAACTGTGGCGCCGAAAACCTCGACCCCAGTGAGGTATTCGATGCTTCAGGCAACCTGATCGGGCCGACAGCCTACAGCAACCTTCCGTTCAAGGCCTTCCGTGATCGTGCCGTCTGGTACGGATACGATTTCCGCGGCCTAAACGAAGTGGACGACCAGAACGTCGACTCATACCTCGACACCAGTGCTGAGTCGAATCACAACGTTGCGCCATGGAAGCCGATCTACTACGCCGGCTACATCCAGGACAAGATCGAGTTCAGAGACCTGGTCATTAACCTGGGCCTGCGCGTAGACATCTTCGACAGCAACACGCTGGTGCTGAAGGATCCGTTCGCTCCCGCTCCGATCATCAGAGCAAGCGACTCGGATCTTATCGGCGAACTCGTTGGCGGAGAGTACTCGATACCGGATAACATTGATGATGACTTCGCAGTCTATTTCAATGATAACGGCGCGATCGTCGGTTATCGTAACATCGACGGCGACTTCTTCGATGCCGACGGCCAGGATTCGAACCTGTCTACGATCGACAACCTCGGCACGCAGCGTCAGGTTGGCAACCAGCAGCTGACATCGTCGATCTTCAAGGACTACGAACCTGAGATCACCTGGATGCCGCGTATCGGTGTGTCGTTCCCGGTAACGAACCAGGCGTTGTTCTTCGCGAGCTACAATATCACGTCGCAGCGTCCCCGCGAGCAGGCATTTGCTCCGTTCTCGACGTACGACCAGATATCGGGTCAGTCGCGGTTGAACAACCCGGACTTGAAGCCTGAGAAGACGGTTCAGTACGAGTTGGGCTTCCGCCAGTCGTTAGGTTCACGCGCTGCGTTCCAGGTCTCAGCCTTCATGCGTCAGCAGAAGAACCTGATCCAGATCCGGAACATCAATGCGATCGGACTTGGCGTCGGTTCATACGGTAACGTGCAGAACGTCGACTTCGCGACCACAAAGGGTCTCGAGCTCGAGTTCGATCTCAGGAGAACGAGCGGTGTTGCCCTTCGGGCGAACTACACGTTCTCGCTGGCGAATGCGACCGGCAGTGACTCGCAGGCGCTGCGAATCATCCAGTGGCGTGGCACGCTGCAGAATGGTCTGTACTTCCCGAACTTCATTTCGCCAGCCGGCTTCGACCGTCGGCATTCGGCGAACCTCTCGTTCGATTACCGCCTCGGCGCGGGAGAGGGTCCGAAGATCGGTGACACGGCCTTCTTGCAGAACTTCGGTTTCAATGCATCAGCTCAGCTGGGTAGTGGCATGCCGTACACGGCTCTGCTGTCGCCCAGTGAGATCTGGTCATCGTTTACCGATAACGTCGACG
The Rhodothermales bacterium DNA segment above includes these coding regions:
- a CDS encoding phosphoglycerate dehydrogenase, which gives rise to MKGTVLITDNLDPVCAEILTGSGYQVDTHVGKSHEELLELARTADAWIVRSGTKITADLIEAADRLQVIGRAGVGVDNIDLEAATRRGVLVINAPDGNTISTAEHTCAMLMSAVRRIPQAVASLKGGEWNKKAFKGAEVNGKTLGIIGVGKIGQAVAQRMKSFGVKVLGYDPVLSREVADRIGVTLVSLEELLEQSDVITVHTPLSDSTRGLLNRDTLARCRDGVYIVNCARGGIVDEKDLLEAIESGKVAGAALDVYSAEPPPEGLGDLVRHPKVVATPHIAASTGEAQEKVAVQVTEQVAKALGGEPVTVAVNAMAIKGAGRPELRPYVRLADMLGRFAAQLCDGQVDRVTVKLFGDLPSQNGDVLSVAALKGLFGTLVSGPVNLVNAPFLAEEMGLQVDEQLLTSGDGYANLVGVVLRSGSQVVRVGGTVFSENDLRLVRIDDFRLEVRPGGYMLVYHNVDRPGVLASVGTILAEANINIAAMALGRDTETSRALTVIDLDDEVPASVLEKIGGLKDVTEPRLIRA
- a CDS encoding TonB-dependent receptor, with protein sequence MLRKWGTLVFLLLATPLLALSQNTGKLAGQVLDTETGDPLPGASIALAGTQVGTISDIDGNYFIIGVPVGTFDVQASFVGYGTQTVSRVEINAGYTREINFSLSPGVELDEIVVEYERPLIQKDAIGAPKVVTGEEIVNLPVRGAGRVASLQGGVVSNDSDGSLFVRGGRDEQVIFFVDGVKVIGNLGVPQQAVQEQEMLIGSIPAKFGDAMSGIISITTKSGAPKFFGSLEAITSEVLDPWGYNLFSGTVGGPIVKNKLSFFVSGEALIQSDSQPFAVDTPQLSDEQLGALLASPQVLQIENGDGELRYLNLPANLPDTIAFADFDELLSIPEGFDLTTGTPIDAGQVVTASDFNIVDGKNEPRQRYDFNGNFTYTPSRAISVRAGGSFTEDKFEDYNFTSSLYNRLSLDGGGTTDRFTQRDDRTLRLFTTWTHRVSDNTFYQLQFDYTDDKTWVSPSGFSNNVSDALAVGDIDDPRNSTLAAYRVLADTDGDGSADSYVRRFRDGQLFNPSAVVSLWTPLGSPPAGTATFTKTNSRQLRFSGSATTQVGVHQIEFGGEFEQQTNRFYSVAGNGLSRFVCDDVTASNCGAENLDPSEVFDASGNLIGPTAYSNLPFKAFRDRAVWYGYDFRGLNEVDDQNVDSYLDTSAESNHNVAPWKPIYYAGYIQDKIEFRDLVINLGLRVDIFDSNTLVLKDPFAPAPIIRASDSDLIGELVGGEYSIPDNIDDDFAVYFNDNGAIVGYRNIDGDFFDADGQDSNLSTIDNLGTQRQVGNQQLTSSIFKDYEPEITWMPRIGVSFPVTNQALFFASYNITSQRPREQAFAPFSTYDQISGQSRLNNPDLKPEKTVQYELGFRQSLGSRAAFQVSAFMRQQKNLIQIRNINAIGLGVGSYGNVQNVDFATTKGLELEFDLRRTSGVALRANYTFSLANATGSDSQALRIIQWRGTLQNGLYFPNFISPAGFDRRHSANLSFDYRLGAGEGPKIGDTAFLQNFGFNASAQLGSGMPYTALLSPSEIWSSFTDNVDGSINGRRLPWYSIIDIRVDRRFNLNDNTALTAFVWIENLLDKDNTLGVYRASGLPNRDGFLSTAGGIGVANNAAQALGDQLARDSFVDHYAAYTDSPIGTGGNHYSGGVRYSVPRRVRLGVRVNF